One Falco biarmicus isolate bFalBia1 chromosome 13, bFalBia1.pri, whole genome shotgun sequence genomic region harbors:
- the PPP1R7 gene encoding protein phosphatase 1 regulatory subunit 7 isoform X2 yields the protein METISLDPEAEDVDLNHFRIGKIEGFEVLKKVKTLCLRQNLIKCIENLEQLHTLRELDLYDNQIRKIENLESLVELEILDISFNVLRHIEGLDRLTQLKKLFLVNNKISKIENLSNLQMLQMLELGSNRIRAIENIDALANLDSLFLGKNKITKLQNLDALTNLTVLSIQNNRLTKIEGLQSLVNLRELYLSHNGIEVIEGLENNNKLTMLDIASNRIKKIENIGHLTELQEFWMNDNLVESWSDLDELKGAKNLETVYLERNPLQKDPQYRRKIMLALPTVRQIDATFVRF from the exons ATGGAGACAATTAGCCTGGACCCAGAAGCCGAG GATGTTGACTTGAATCATTTCCGAATTGGGAAGATTGAAGGATTTGAGGTGCTCAAGAAAGTGAAG ACTCTATGCCTCCGTCAGAATTTGATTAAGTGCATTGAGAACCTGGAGCAATTGCACACCTTGCGGGAACTAGATCTCTATGACAATCAAATTCGGAAGATCGAGAACTTGGAGTCCCTGGTGGAACTTGA GATCCTGGACATCTCCTTTAATGTTCTGCGACACATTGAGGGACTAGATCGGCTTACTCAACTTAAAAAACTATTCCTTGTCAAcaacaaaatcagcaaaattgAGAATCTGAGCAACTTGCAGATGCTACAGATGTTAGAGTTGGGATCCAATCGAATTCGG GCAATTGAAAACATAGATGCCTTGGCTAATCTTGACAGTCTGTTCcttggaaagaataaaatcaccAAGCTCCAGAACTTGGATGCGCTGACAAACTTGACTGTGCTCAGTATACAG AATAACCGTCTGACCAAGATTGAGGGGCTGCAGAGCTTGGTGAATTTGCGTGAGTTGTACCTTAGCCACAATGGCATCGAAGTCATCGAGGGACTGGAGAACAAT AACAAACTCACAATGCTGGATATTGCATCCAACAGAATCAAGAAGATTGAAAATATCGGTCATCTAACGGAGCTGCAGGAATTCTGG ATGAACGATAATCTTGTCGAGAGCTGGAGTGACCTGGATGAGCTGAAAGGAGCGAAAAACTTGGAAACCGTATATCTGGAACGCAACCCCTTGCAGAAGGATCCCCAGTACCGGCGCAAAATAATGCTGGCCCTCCCCACTGTCCGGCAGATCGATGCCACGTTTGTTCGATTCTGA
- the PPP1R7 gene encoding protein phosphatase 1 regulatory subunit 7 isoform X1, with the protein MAAESGEGPQEMMEVDKRIESEESGDEEGKKQAVRLVTDLSQQSLRDEQNGENSAGEAETPVDMETISLDPEAEDVDLNHFRIGKIEGFEVLKKVKTLCLRQNLIKCIENLEQLHTLRELDLYDNQIRKIENLESLVELEILDISFNVLRHIEGLDRLTQLKKLFLVNNKISKIENLSNLQMLQMLELGSNRIRAIENIDALANLDSLFLGKNKITKLQNLDALTNLTVLSIQNNRLTKIEGLQSLVNLRELYLSHNGIEVIEGLENNNKLTMLDIASNRIKKIENIGHLTELQEFWMNDNLVESWSDLDELKGAKNLETVYLERNPLQKDPQYRRKIMLALPTVRQIDATFVRF; encoded by the exons ATGGCGGCGGAGAGCGGAGAGGGACCACAGGAGATGATGGAGG TTGATAAGCGGATTGAATCGGAGGAGTCGGGAGACgaagaagggaagaagcaaGCAGTTCGCTTAGTAACGGACCTCAGTCAGCAGAGCCTGAGAGATGAGCAGAACGGCGAGAACTCCGCAG GGGAAGCAGAGACACCAGTGGACATGGAGACAATTAGCCTGGACCCAGAAGCCGAG GATGTTGACTTGAATCATTTCCGAATTGGGAAGATTGAAGGATTTGAGGTGCTCAAGAAAGTGAAG ACTCTATGCCTCCGTCAGAATTTGATTAAGTGCATTGAGAACCTGGAGCAATTGCACACCTTGCGGGAACTAGATCTCTATGACAATCAAATTCGGAAGATCGAGAACTTGGAGTCCCTGGTGGAACTTGA GATCCTGGACATCTCCTTTAATGTTCTGCGACACATTGAGGGACTAGATCGGCTTACTCAACTTAAAAAACTATTCCTTGTCAAcaacaaaatcagcaaaattgAGAATCTGAGCAACTTGCAGATGCTACAGATGTTAGAGTTGGGATCCAATCGAATTCGG GCAATTGAAAACATAGATGCCTTGGCTAATCTTGACAGTCTGTTCcttggaaagaataaaatcaccAAGCTCCAGAACTTGGATGCGCTGACAAACTTGACTGTGCTCAGTATACAG AATAACCGTCTGACCAAGATTGAGGGGCTGCAGAGCTTGGTGAATTTGCGTGAGTTGTACCTTAGCCACAATGGCATCGAAGTCATCGAGGGACTGGAGAACAAT AACAAACTCACAATGCTGGATATTGCATCCAACAGAATCAAGAAGATTGAAAATATCGGTCATCTAACGGAGCTGCAGGAATTCTGG ATGAACGATAATCTTGTCGAGAGCTGGAGTGACCTGGATGAGCTGAAAGGAGCGAAAAACTTGGAAACCGTATATCTGGAACGCAACCCCTTGCAGAAGGATCCCCAGTACCGGCGCAAAATAATGCTGGCCCTCCCCACTGTCCGGCAGATCGATGCCACGTTTGTTCGATTCTGA
- the PPP1R7 gene encoding protein phosphatase 1 regulatory subunit 7 isoform X3, with product MAAESGEGPQEMMEVDKRIESEESGDEEGKKQAVRLVTDLSQQSLRDEQNGENSAGEAETPVDMETISLDPEAEDVDLNHFRIGKIEGFEVLKKVKTLCLRQNLIKCIENLEQLHTLRELDLYDNQIRKIENLESLVELEILDISFNVLRHIEGLDRLTQLKKLFLVNNKISKIENLSNLQMLQMLELGSNRIRAIENIDALANLDSLFLGKNKITKLQNLDALTNLTVLSIQNNRLTKIEGLQSLVNLRELYLSHNGIEVIEGLENNNQED from the exons ATGGCGGCGGAGAGCGGAGAGGGACCACAGGAGATGATGGAGG TTGATAAGCGGATTGAATCGGAGGAGTCGGGAGACgaagaagggaagaagcaaGCAGTTCGCTTAGTAACGGACCTCAGTCAGCAGAGCCTGAGAGATGAGCAGAACGGCGAGAACTCCGCAG GGGAAGCAGAGACACCAGTGGACATGGAGACAATTAGCCTGGACCCAGAAGCCGAG GATGTTGACTTGAATCATTTCCGAATTGGGAAGATTGAAGGATTTGAGGTGCTCAAGAAAGTGAAG ACTCTATGCCTCCGTCAGAATTTGATTAAGTGCATTGAGAACCTGGAGCAATTGCACACCTTGCGGGAACTAGATCTCTATGACAATCAAATTCGGAAGATCGAGAACTTGGAGTCCCTGGTGGAACTTGA GATCCTGGACATCTCCTTTAATGTTCTGCGACACATTGAGGGACTAGATCGGCTTACTCAACTTAAAAAACTATTCCTTGTCAAcaacaaaatcagcaaaattgAGAATCTGAGCAACTTGCAGATGCTACAGATGTTAGAGTTGGGATCCAATCGAATTCGG GCAATTGAAAACATAGATGCCTTGGCTAATCTTGACAGTCTGTTCcttggaaagaataaaatcaccAAGCTCCAGAACTTGGATGCGCTGACAAACTTGACTGTGCTCAGTATACAG AATAACCGTCTGACCAAGATTGAGGGGCTGCAGAGCTTGGTGAATTTGCGTGAGTTGTACCTTAGCCACAATGGCATCGAAGTCATCGAGGGACTGGAGAACAAT AATCAAGAAGATTGA